Proteins from a genomic interval of Sparus aurata chromosome 21, fSpaAur1.1, whole genome shotgun sequence:
- the best4 gene encoding bestrophin-4, whose amino-acid sequence MTVSYTLEVANARFGGFSKLLFRWKGSIYRLLYKELLVFCGVYLFVSLFYRFMLSPRQQDLFERVALYCDQFTNTSFIPVLFVLGFYVTMAFNRWWGQYTSFPLPDNLMMVVSGNVHGTDQRGRLLRRTLMRYANLSSVLILRSISTRVLKRFPTLEHIVEAGFMTTHELKLFESLHSDFNKYWIPLTWFSNLASRAREEGRVRDDIALRLLMDELNKYRAKCSLLFHYDWISIPLVYTQVVTVAVYSFFAFCVIGRQFLNPEKGYKGHNLDMYVPVFTLLQFFFYAGWLKVGELIINPFGEDDDDFETNQLIDRNIEVSMLAVDDMYQNLAPIVKDKHWAQRHFSIPYTLSTAAESLRPAFKGSTFDMRMSAEDLEIHQPVDTPGKKQYLPLKGSLGDGLNGLLQRGKGILRGGSLPSLVDVSSHPNEEDDADAEDNIDVNNCDEQEKAFIQVVVEHI is encoded by the exons ATGACAGTTTCTTACACCCTTGAAGTGGCCAATGCGAGATTTGGGGGCTTCTCCAAGCTTCTGTTCAGGTGGAAGGGAAGCATCTACAGGCTGCTGTACAAAGAGCTTCTGGTGTTTTGTGGGGTTTACCTGTTTGTCAGTCTGTTTTACAG GTTCATGCTCTCACCAAGGCAGCAGGATCTGTTTGAGCGTGTTGCCCTTTACTGTGATCAGTTCACCAACACCAGCTTCATCCCAGTCCTGTTCGTGTTGG GTTTCTATGTGACCATGGCCTTTAATCGTTGGTGGGGTCAGTACACCAGCTTCCCGCTGCCTGACAATCTGATGATGGTGGTGTCTGGGAACGTCCACGGGACAGACCAGAGGGGTCGTCTGCTGCGACGGACACTCATGAGATATGCCAACTTATCCTCAGTTCTTATTCTGCGATCCATTAGCACACGAGTCCTCAAGCGTTTTCCAACTCTGGAGCACATAGTCGAGGCTG GATTTATGACAACACACGAGCTTAAACTTTTTGAGTCGCTTCACTCTGATTTCAACAAGTATTGGATACCTCTGACTTGGTTCTCAAACCTGGCGTCCAGAGCGAGAGAGGAGGGTCGAGTGAGGGATGACATCGCTTTGAGACTACTGATGGAC GAGCTGAATAAATACAGAGCCAAGTGCAGCCTCCTGTTCCACTATGACTGGATAAGCATCCCCCTGGTCTACACTCAG GTGGTTACAGTCGCAGTTTACTCTTTCTTTGCCTTCTGCGTGATTGGCCGTCAATTTCTGAATCCTGAGAAGGGATACAAGGGTCACAATCTGGACATGTACGTCCCTGTTTTCACCCTACTGCAGTTCTTCTTCTACGCTGGCTGGCTCAAG GTGGGGGAGCTGATCATCAATCCATTTGGTGAGGACGATGATGACTTTGAAACCAACCAGCTGATTGACCGAAACATTGAG GTGTCAATGCTGGCTGTAGATGATATGTATCAGAACTTGGCTCCAATTGTGAAGGACAAGCACTGGGCGCAGAGACATTTTTCCATCCCTTACACTTTGTCGACAGCAGCAGAGTCTCTCAGGCCGGCCTTCAAGGGCTCCACCTTTGACATGAG AATGAGTGCAGAGGATCTTGAGATTCACCAGCCTGTAGACACTCCTGGAAAGAAACAATATTTACCTCTGAAGGGCTCTCTGGGTGATGGTCTCAACGGTCTTCTGCAGAGGGGCAAAGGTATCCTGCGAGGTGGGAGCCTCCCTTCTCTGGTGGACGTCTCGTCACACCCAAATGAGGAggatgatgctgatgctgaggATAACATTGATGTCAACAACTGCGATGAACAAGAAAAGGCCTTCATTCAAGTTGTAGTGGAACACATCTAG
- the rps8a gene encoding small ribosomal subunit protein eS8 produces MGISRDNWHKRRKTGGKRKPYHKKRKYELGRPPANTKIGPRRIHTVRVRGGNKKYRALRLDVGNFSWGSECCTRKTRIIDVVYNASNNELVRTKTLVKNCIVLVDSLPYRQWYEAHYATPLGRKKGAKLTPEEEEVLNKKRSKRTQKKYDERKKTAKISTLLEEQFQQGKLLACIASRPGQCGRADGYILEGKELEFYLRKIKAKKGK; encoded by the exons ATGG GTATCTCAAGGGACAACTGGCATAAACGCCGCAAGACTGGCGGTAAACGCAAGCCCTACCACAAGAAAAGGAAGTATGAGCTTGGTCGCCCTCCTGCAAACACAAAG ATTGGACCTCGTCGCATCCACACAGTGAGGGTCCGTGGTGGGAACAAGAAGTACCGTGCTCTGAGGCTCGATGTTGGAAACTTCTCATGGGGCTCtgaat GCTGCACACGGAAGACCAGGATCATCGATGTGGTCTACAATGCCTCCAACAACGAGCTGGTCAGAACCAAGACCCTGGTGAAGAACTGCATCGTGCTCGTCGACAGCCTTCCTTACAGGCAGTGGTATGAGGCTCACTACGCCACTCCTCTGGGACGCAAGAAGGGAGCCAAGCTG ACtcctgaggaggaagaggtccTGAACAAGAAGAGGTCAAAGAGGACCCAGAAGAAGTACGATGAGCGTAAAAAGACAGCCAAGATCAGCACCCTCTTGGAGGAGCAGTTCCAGCAGGGAAAACTGCTTG CTTGCATTGCCTCCAGACCAGGCCAGTGCGGCAGGGCAGACGGCTACATCCTGGAGGGAAAGGAGCTCGAGTTCTACCTGAGGAAGATCAAGGCCAAGAAAGGCAAATAG
- the hectd3 gene encoding E3 ubiquitin-protein ligase HECTD3 — protein sequence MALGDNPHLLLGRIRFLNRCIECFKKSEPVPECLCYVPREVCYKICKDSSSTSSASSGPSAGGSTVGKTLVSVFENPHQTPHIKKLCKYNIEPKKGTCIRTTGEEYRNSQGLWVKIIKEQMEEHRPGMELEEGWILVCKHTEGGDRLVPVESPETANRQEQLFGYDHKPCNRWEKVVNVENALYIGSKPKIAERDDAAVQKLRYVPPTWTYECDEDLVHYFYDHIGKEDENLGSVKQCVTSIDVSSYSDDPSGGVSCLTDGDTETYWESDGMQGQHWIRLHMKRGTVVNKLILTVDSTDDNYMPKRVTVYGGEGDNLKKLSDVTIDDNLIGEVCVLEDMTSHLPVIEIRIEECRDEGIDVRIRGLKIKSSCERDLGLNADVFQSCNLVRYPRLQGNTSDVLYRRALVIQRFISLLDSVLPHLVPAWDYSLGTFNQIKSIKQFLLLSKRRSALITQCLKDSETSKPNFMPRLYINRRLAMEHRDNPSLDPTCKNAVLNQVYEGLKPSDKFEKTLDYRWPARYDQWWECKFIAEGIIDQGGGFRDSLADMSEELCPSSAECPMPLPFFSRTSNQGSLEARDYYVPNPSCKEFQKYEWIGQLMGAALRGKDFLVLALPGLVWKQLTGEAVSWSKDFPAVDSVLVNLLEAMENMDQETFEFRFGEELVYTTLLSDGQMVDLIPGGSNVAVRYEDRSEFIRLVQKARLEESKQQIAAMQAGMLKVVPQAVLDLLTWQEVEKKVCGDPEITVEALKRLTHYEDLEQSDVRVQYLWEALTNFTNEDRSRFLRFVTGRSRLPAPIYVFPDKQGSETTDALPQSSTCSSTLYLPNYPSAKVCEEKLRYAAYNCVAIDTDMSPWEE from the exons atgGCTCTGGGCGACAACCCTCACCTGCTGCTCGGCAGGATCCGCTTCTTGAACAGGTGCATCGAGTGTTTTAAGAAGAGCGAGCCGGTGCCGGAGTGCCTGTGTTACGTCCCCAGAGAGGTGTGCTACAAAATCTGCAAGGATTCATCGTCCACTTCCTCAGCCTCCTCCGGACCATCAGCAGGAGGCTCCACCGTCGGAAAAACGCTCGTCTCCGTCTTTGAGAATCCACACCAAACCCCACATATAAAGAAATTATGCAAGTACAACATTGAACCAAAGAAAGGGACATGTATCCGGACAACAGGGGAAGAATACCGCAACAGCCAGGGCCTTTGGGTCAAAATCATTAAG GAGCAGATGGAGGAGCACCGTCCAGGCATGGAGCTGGAGGAAGGCTGGATCCTGgtgtgtaaacacacagagggaggtGACAGGCTGGTACCGGTGGAGTCACCTGAGACCGCCAACAGACAAGAGCAGCTCTTCGGCTACGACCACAAGCCCTGCAACAGGTGGGAGAAGGTGGTGAATGTGGAGAATGCGCTTTACATCGGCTCCAAACCCAAAATTGCTGAGAGGGACGACGCTGCCGTCCAGAAGCTAAG GTATGTTCCTCCTACCTGGACCTATGAATGTGACGAGGACCTGGTGCACTACTTCTATGACCACATAGGGAAAGAGGATGAGAACCTGGGCAGTGTGAAACAGTGCGTGACCAGCATCGATGTTTCTTCATATTCG GATGATCCCAGTGGAGGGGTGAGCTGTCTGACAGACGGCGACACTGAAACTTACTGGGAGAGTGACGGCATGCAGGGACAACACTGGATACGCCTGCACATGAAAAGGGGCACTGTAGTGAA TAAGCTGATTTTGACGGTGGACTCTACAGATGACAACTACATGCCCAAGCGAGTCACAGTTtatggaggagagggagataaCCTGAAGAAGCTGAGTGATGTCACTATAGACGA CAACCTGATTGGAGAAGTATGTGTGCTGGAAGATATGACGTCTCACCTGCCTGTAATTGAGATTAGGATTGAGGAATGTAGAG ATGAAGGGATAGACGTCCGGATCCGAGGCTTGAAGATCAAGTCATCGTGTGAAAGAGACTTGGGACTCAATGCTGATGTTTTCCAGTCCTGTAACCTGGTGCGCTACCCTCGTCTGCAGGGCAACACATCTGACGTCCTGTACCGCAGAGCACTGGTCATCCAGAG GTTCATAAGCCTCCTGGACAGTGTTCTACCACACTTGGTACCAGCCTGGGACTACAGTCTGGGTACCTTCAACCAGATCAAA AGCATAAAgcagttcctgctgctgtccaaACGTCGCTCAGCCCTCATCACACAGTGCCTGAAGGACTCAGAAACCAGTAAGCCAAACTTCATGCCCCGACTCTACATCAACAGACGTCTGGCCATGGAGCACAGAGACAACCCCTCTCTGGACCCCACCTGCAAGAACGCTGTGCTCAACCAG GTGTATGAAGGTCTGAAGCCATCTGACAAATTTGAGAAAACTTTGGATTACAG atgGCCTGCTCGGTATGACCAGTGGTGGGAATGTAAGTTCATCGCAGAAGGAATCATTGATCAGGGAGGTGGATTTCGGGACAGCCTGGCTGACATGTCTGAGGAGCTTTGCCCCAGCTCAGCTGAGTGTCCCATGCCTCTGCCGTTCTTCAGCCGCACGTCCAACCAG GGGTCCCTAGAGGCCAGAGATTACTACGTTCCTAACCCGTCCTGTAAAGAGTTCCAGAAGTATGAGTGGATCGGTCAGCTCATGggagctgctctcagaggaaaagacTTCTTG GTCTTGGCTCTGCCTGGGCTGGTGTGGAAGCAGCTGACTGGGGAGGCTGTCAGCTGGAGTAAAGATTTCCCTGCTGTCGACTCTGTGCTG GTAAACCTGCTGGAGGCCATGGAGAACATGGACCAGGAGACATTTGAGTTCAGGTTTGGTGAGGAGCTGGTGTACACCACCCTGCTGAGCGATGGCCAGATGGTGGATCTCATCCCAGGCGGCAGTAATGTGGCTGTGCGTTATGAGGACCGCAGCGAGTTCATCCGCCTGGTGCAGAAGGCTCGGCTGGAGGAGAGCAAGCAGCAG ATTGCGGCCATGCAGGCGGGGATGTTGAAGGTGGTCCCTCAAGCAGTGCTGGACCTGCTCACCTGGCAGGAAGTGGAAAAGAAAGTGTGTGGAGACCCTGAGATCACTGTGGAAGCCCTGAAACGACTCA CACACTACGAGGACCTGGAGCAAAGTGACGTTAGAGTGCAATACTTATGGGAAGCACTGACGAACTTCACCAATG AGGATCGCAGCAGATTTCTGAGGTTTGTAACTGGGAGAAGTCGTCTTCCTGCGCCCATCTACGTCTTCCCTGACAAACAAGG CTCTGAAACAACGGATGCTCTTCCTCAGTCCTCCACGTGTTCCAGTACTCTTTATTTACCCAACTACCCAAG CGCTAAAGTTTGTGAGGAGAAGCTGCGTTACGCTGCGTACAACTGTGTAGCCATTGACACGGACATGAGCCCCTGGGAAGAGTGA